Within Caldanaerovirga acetigignens, the genomic segment CCCGCCCACCGGAAACACATGATGGAGATAAACGAGAAGGCCCTGAAAAGGGGAATCGCGGAAGTACAAAAGTAATATGCAAATGATTAAATGTTTTGATGCCCGGTAATACCCCGGTACCCCCGTATTACCGGGTGTTTTTATATCCAGATTATTTTAAATATTTACAGCAATAGCATGAGAGGGTGTTTTATTTTTAAAGAATACGTGTTAAAATAACAAAGTGGTATGAAATCCACCGGGGGTGAGGGGGTTGGAGTCAAAAGAATTGCTCGAAAATTGCCGGATTTGCCCGAGACGGTGCGGTGTCAACCGGTTAAAAGGTGAGAAGGGGTTTTGCGGTGCTCTTGATAAAATAGTGGTGGCAAAAGCCTTTGCCCACCGCTGGGAAGAACCGTGTATAAGCGGCCATAAAGGTTCGGGGACTGTGTTTTTTTCAGGTTGCAACTTGAAGTGCGTCTTTTGCCAGAATTACAGGATAAGTCAGGAATGGTTCGGCAAGGCTGTCGAGGAGAAGGACCTGACTATTTCAGGTGCGCCACAAAGGCTATATTGGAGATGTACCGCCAGGTAGGTGAGCCTGTTTTTGATGAAAAGGGCATGATAAAAAAGGGACTGATTATAAGGCACCTGGTATTGCCCGGATTAAAGGAAGATTCTAAAAAAGTCCTCGGTTTTATAAAATCTAATTTGCCTTCCGGCGTATACGTAAGCCTCATGGGCCAGTACATGCCGTGTTTCAGGACCGGTGAATTTCCTGAAATAAATCGCCCGCTGCCTAAGGAGGAATACGAAGAGGTAATAGAATATTTTTTTGAATTGGGGCTTGAAAATGGATTTGCTCAAGAGGAGGGAGCCGATTCCCCAAGTTACGTGCCGGATTTCGATTTAGAAGGAGTATAATTTCTGTTTAAAAATGGGAGGGATTATTGTGAAAGACCCTAGGCTTGAGAAACTGGCCAAAATCCTTATTCACTATTCGGTGGAGCTGAAGGAAGGTGAAAAGATACTGATCGAAGGGGGGCCTGGAGAAGCGCCGCTTATAAAGGAACTGGTGCGGGAAGCTTACAAAACTGGGGCAAAGCCCTTCGTTTCCCTGGGAATGCAGGATATTCAACGGGAGATAATGATGAACTTAAACGAGGAAATTGCAAGCATGATGGCCCGCTACGATGCGGAGAGGATGAAGGACATGGATGCCTATATAGGAATCCGAGGCGGGGATAATGCGGCTGAACTTTCCGATGTGCCAGAGGAAAAGAAAGCGATTTTCATGCAGTTTTACACTAAACCCGTTCATGCCGAAATAAGAGTTTCCCATACCAAGTGGTGTGTTTTAAGATATCCGAATGCATCTATGGCACAGCTTGCTGACACCAGCACGGAGGCCTTCGAAGATTTTTACTTCAGAGTTTGCTGTCTTGATTACCAAAAGATGTCCAAGGCCATGGACCCTTTGGTGGACCTCATGAACAAGACTAAAAAGGTAAGGATAACAGGCCCCGGCACCGAATTAGAATTTT encodes:
- a CDS encoding aminopeptidase, giving the protein MKDPRLEKLAKILIHYSVELKEGEKILIEGGPGEAPLIKELVREAYKTGAKPFVSLGMQDIQREIMMNLNEEIASMMARYDAERMKDMDAYIGIRGGDNAAELSDVPEEKKAIFMQFYTKPVHAEIRVSHTKWCVLRYPNASMAQLADTSTEAFEDFYFRVCCLDYQKMSKAMDPLVDLMNKTKKVRITGPGTELEFSIEGINAVKCDGKKNIPDGEIYTAPVRNSVNGYITYNTPALYQGYTFENIRFEFKDGKIVKATANDTERLNKILDTDEGARYIGEFAIGVNPYILKPMKDTLFDEKISGSIHLTPGKAYKECDNGNDSAIHWDLVYIQRPEYGGGEIWFDDVLVRKDGRFVPEELQGLNPENLA